GTTCTTAACGCTATTTACAGCACTTCTGCAGCAACTAATCACACATTACGGTTATCGAGATGGTTTGGGTTGTCTTTTATTGCTTTAGGTGTCTTTGCTTTAGTAGGTGCAATCTACCAACATCGTAAAGAATTACGTAAAATTCATCAACTCAATTATGTCTATACTGAACAACGTTCTTTGAGTACAATAGTAGCAACTATTCTAGTAGCTATTGGGGTATTAGCTTTTATTGCTACATCTCTATCTACCCCTTGGCGAGGAGTGGTTATTTATCCCCATGCTCAGATAG
Above is a window of Gloeocapsa sp. DLM2.Bin57 DNA encoding:
- a CDS encoding DUF202 domain-containing protein — encoded protein: MKLPEPYNPQVELAKKRNYAAAERTLMAWIRTSLSLITFGFSLDRVLNAIYSTSAATNHTLRLSRWFGLSFIALGVFALVGAIYQHRKELRKIHQLNYVYTEQRSLSTIVATILVAIGVLAFIATSLSTPWRGVVIYPHAQI